From Verrucomicrobia bacterium S94, the proteins below share one genomic window:
- the cas1c gene encoding type I-C CRISPR-associated endonuclease Cas1: protein MKKHLNTLYVTTQNAYLHKEGQSVVVNVEKEARLRIPVHTLDGIVCFGAVSMSPFLMHHCAENHVAVSFLSEYGKFLARIQGPVSGNVLLRREQYRVADIPERAADIARHILIGKIANARAVLRRAMRDHGDNRELKTAECRTTQYLRRLESPMLIEELRGNEGEAAASYFSAFPQLVTVKSEAFQFSGRNRRPPTDPVNAMLSFAYTLLVHDCRSALEGVGLDPCVGFLHSDRPGRPSLALDLMEEFRAFLADRVVLSLINRRQIQAKDFNDSAGGAVTMSDSARRTLLGAWQKRKQEEITHPYLEEKCKIGLLPHLQAQLLVRYLRGDLEAYPPFIWR from the coding sequence ATGAAAAAACATCTCAACACCCTCTACGTCACCACCCAGAATGCTTATCTGCATAAAGAAGGGCAAAGTGTGGTGGTAAACGTGGAGAAAGAGGCCCGGTTGCGTATTCCGGTGCATACGCTCGATGGCATCGTCTGTTTCGGTGCGGTTTCGATGAGCCCTTTTCTGATGCATCACTGCGCGGAAAACCATGTGGCGGTTTCATTTCTTTCAGAATACGGGAAATTTCTGGCCCGTATTCAGGGTCCGGTTTCGGGCAACGTGCTGCTACGGCGTGAGCAATACCGTGTGGCCGATATTCCGGAACGGGCGGCAGATATTGCACGTCATATACTCATTGGAAAAATTGCCAACGCCCGGGCTGTTCTTCGCCGTGCTATGCGGGATCATGGGGACAATCGGGAACTGAAAACCGCAGAATGCCGGACGACTCAGTATCTGCGCCGGTTGGAATCGCCAATGTTGATAGAAGAGCTGCGTGGAAACGAAGGTGAAGCGGCGGCATCTTACTTTTCCGCTTTTCCGCAACTGGTTACCGTGAAGAGCGAGGCGTTTCAGTTCAGTGGACGCAATCGCCGGCCGCCGACGGATCCGGTCAATGCCATGCTTTCGTTTGCTTATACGCTGCTGGTGCATGACTGTCGTTCGGCGCTGGAAGGCGTCGGGCTCGATCCCTGTGTGGGCTTTCTGCACAGCGACCGTCCCGGTCGGCCCAGCCTTGCTCTGGACCTGATGGAGGAGTTTCGTGCCTTTCTGGCGGATCGGGTCGTGTTATCGCTCATCAACCGCCGTCAAATCCAGGCAAAAGACTTCAATGACTCCGCCGGCGGCGCGGTGACCATGTCCGATTCTGCCCGCAGAACCCTGCTCGGGGCCTGGCAGAAGCGGAAACAGGAAGAGATCACTCATCCTTATCTGGAGGAAAAATGCAAAATCGGACTGCTTCCGCATCTGCAGGCACAGCTCTTGGTCCGTTATCTGCGCGGAGACCTGGAAGCCTACCCGCCGTTTATCTGGCGATAA
- the cas2 gene encoding CRISPR-associated endonuclease Cas2 — protein MLVLITYDVSTLNKAGQRRLSRIAKTCLDYGQRVQNSVFECLVEPAQWTSLRAELLRLYSPEEDSLRFYFLGKNWENRVEHHGTKETLNLESGTLII, from the coding sequence ATGCTTGTTCTTATCACCTACGATGTATCCACTCTCAATAAAGCCGGACAGCGGAGGCTTTCCCGGATCGCCAAAACCTGCCTCGACTACGGTCAGCGTGTCCAGAACTCTGTTTTTGAATGTCTGGTCGAACCCGCCCAGTGGACGTCGTTGCGGGCGGAACTTCTCAGACTCTACAGCCCTGAAGAGGATTCACTCCGGTTCTATTTTCTCGGGAAAAACTGGGAGAACAGAGTGGAACACCATGGCACCAAAGAAACGCTCAATCTGGAAAGCGGAACACTGATTATCTGA